One segment of Porticoccus hydrocarbonoclasticus MCTG13d DNA contains the following:
- the serS gene encoding serine--tRNA ligase has protein sequence MLDPKYVRSQPETVAAALAVKGFTLDVEKLNQLGALRRDLLEKAQSLQAERNAYAKIMGKAIAEAKARGEDIAPLKAKGESLKIAALKADDALDAVQEQLDDYLRNVPNIPDQEVPSGRSEEDNVEIRRWGEPRTFDFDVRDHVDLGERCGLLDFETATKITGSRFSVMRGDIARLHRALIQFMLDTHTLEHGYQEINVPYIVNSESLFGTGQLPKFEEDLFKLTDDRDLYLIPTAEVPVTNVFRDTILDAAQLPIKFACHSPCFRSEAGSYGKDTRGMIRQHQFEKVELVQFVHPEKSTETLEQLTGHAELVLQKLELPYRTIILCGGDLGFSAARTYDIEVWLPSQQRYREISSCSNFRDFQARRMQARWRNPETGKPELLHTLNGSALAVGRTLLAVMENYQQSDGTIIIPQILRPYMGGQTSIG, from the coding sequence ATGCTGGATCCCAAATACGTTCGTTCTCAACCAGAAACTGTGGCCGCTGCACTGGCAGTAAAGGGTTTCACTCTGGATGTCGAAAAACTCAATCAACTGGGGGCACTGCGTCGTGACCTTCTGGAAAAAGCTCAATCACTGCAGGCCGAAAGAAATGCCTACGCAAAAATTATGGGTAAGGCGATTGCCGAGGCTAAGGCGCGAGGCGAGGATATTGCACCTCTTAAAGCGAAGGGTGAGTCGTTAAAAATTGCTGCTTTGAAAGCTGACGATGCGCTCGACGCTGTTCAGGAACAACTGGATGATTATTTGCGCAATGTACCCAATATCCCCGATCAGGAAGTGCCGTCAGGCAGGTCAGAGGAGGACAATGTAGAGATTCGTCGCTGGGGCGAACCCAGAACTTTTGATTTTGACGTGCGGGATCATGTGGATCTTGGTGAACGTTGTGGTCTGCTCGATTTTGAAACAGCCACCAAGATCACCGGTTCCCGTTTCTCCGTTATGCGCGGGGATATTGCCCGGTTACATCGCGCACTGATCCAGTTCATGCTGGACACACATACGCTCGAGCACGGTTACCAGGAAATCAATGTGCCGTATATCGTCAACAGCGAGTCCTTGTTTGGTACTGGCCAGTTGCCGAAATTTGAGGAAGATCTCTTTAAGTTAACCGATGATCGCGACCTCTATCTGATCCCGACGGCCGAAGTTCCGGTGACCAATGTCTTTCGCGACACGATTCTCGATGCGGCTCAATTGCCAATAAAGTTTGCCTGTCACAGTCCCTGTTTTCGCAGCGAAGCTGGCAGCTACGGCAAGGATACGCGTGGCATGATACGACAGCATCAATTTGAAAAAGTGGAGTTGGTTCAGTTTGTCCACCCGGAAAAATCTACCGAAACACTGGAGCAGTTGACCGGCCACGCAGAACTGGTCTTGCAGAAGCTGGAGCTTCCATACCGAACTATTATCCTCTGTGGTGGCGACCTGGGCTTTTCAGCCGCTCGAACCTATGACATTGAGGTGTGGCTGCCATCTCAGCAGCGTTACCGGGAAATTTCATCCTGTAGTAACTTTCGTGATTTTCAAGCCCGCCGGATGCAGGCCCGCTGGCGCAATCCGGAGACCGGCAAACCAGAATTGCTGCATACCCTGAACGGCTCTGCACTGGCTGTGGGCCGTACGCTGTTGGCTGTGATGGAAAATTACCAGCAGTCAGATGGCACCATCATCATTCCCCAGATATTGCGGCCCTATATGGGTGGTCAGACCAGTATTGGCTGA
- the crcB gene encoding fluoride efflux transporter CrcB: MQWLVVAAGGALGAMARFGVNLLVFPLLGNRFPLGTLLVNVAGSVLMGVFYVLIIERGILPAALRDLLMVGFIGAFTTFSAFSLDTLALWQNGHLALAGAYVFLSIVLCLAGTLVAIVLTRLL; encoded by the coding sequence ATGCAATGGCTAGTGGTTGCGGCTGGCGGTGCGCTGGGGGCAATGGCCCGCTTTGGTGTGAATCTGCTGGTCTTTCCCCTACTGGGCAATCGTTTTCCTCTTGGTACTTTGCTTGTTAATGTGGCAGGTTCTGTATTAATGGGTGTTTTTTATGTGCTCATCATAGAGCGTGGCATACTGCCCGCCGCATTAAGGGATCTGTTGATGGTGGGTTTTATTGGCGCATTTACGACATTTTCAGCCTTCTCGCTTGATACGCTTGCTTTGTGGCAAAATGGCCACCTTGCGCTCGCTGGCGCCTATGTTTTTCTGAGCATCGTCTTATGCTTGGCTGGAACCCTGGTTGCCATTGTGCTGACTCGTTTGCTTTAG